In the genome of Ancylomarina subtilis, one region contains:
- a CDS encoding PAS domain S-box protein, with protein sequence MFRPTLVFNLVPLRYILGVIFTLSITSCLNQTGPTLTQDETNWLKQNEGKIEVLFGYQDPPNAFNNEEGEYVGLLVDYQKEIENHIGQEFIFHKFDTWEELIDYSKTAQNFIIIGCAQTNKRKEYLLFTNTIIKKPYVIISQQNNPLSAMSSLGDKNVCTVSDYAINDYLEEYYPNITPIQYSSDLECIRAVSTGICDAMIANQMSATHIINSEAISNLKISGESGYLNRLAVAVSNHDPILFKIVDKVIDNIPQSRQNELYKKWIDPESNFLSKKTWLAILTIVLIFVASLIILWLWLISLRKQVARQTQTIKKNEEHLRITINSIGDGLIVTDVRGKITKMNPVAEKLTGWQYKDAKQKDLADIFRIVNSKTREAIEDPFKKIIRSKQVIGLDNHTVLISKDGEEFQIADSGAPITDQEGHVSGVVLVFRDITDTYRLQKTLEENENRYRSLIENSHDGIFIFYNNKFEFVNKRFEQIMEYSAEEIDKINFDAMISPESLDMIYNRLKEKDKNKLSSKFEFTGIAKSGRKLPLEVSVSYIPYKDGVASQGIIRDITQRKRYEAELIKAKENAEESDRLKSVFLATMSHELRTPLNAVIGFSELIQPNVPLDDILHFSKIISMSGKHLLGVIEDIFDISLIETGDVQIESAPFNISSLLNEVYELIKNERVLQDKEHIDLILDNSLKDLDRILYSDQKRIKQILINLLKNAIKFTNKGHINFGCRLYEKNHEKFILFFVKDTGIGIPQHMQNLIFEVFRQADETHTRIYGGTGLGLTICKKLTCMMKGDIWVESEQGQGANFHFTIPFKNTSEELPQQSDSYSEFSFDNATVLIAEDDKTSFSFLKALLSQKGMTCIWVKNGREAVKYCTEDNPIDLLLMDINMPEMNGYIATSQIKTIRPKLPIIAQTAYAIEGDKENILAAGCDYYISKPIDKNELFEKIRLCLEKNQIMVKDNSQ encoded by the coding sequence ATGTTCAGACCTACACTGGTTTTCAACCTAGTCCCTTTAAGATATATACTTGGTGTTATTTTCACCCTATCAATAACGTCTTGTCTAAACCAGACCGGGCCCACATTAACACAAGATGAAACCAATTGGTTAAAACAAAACGAAGGGAAAATTGAGGTTTTATTTGGTTATCAGGATCCCCCAAACGCTTTCAATAATGAAGAGGGAGAATACGTCGGTTTATTGGTTGATTATCAAAAAGAGATAGAAAATCACATCGGTCAGGAATTTATTTTTCACAAATTTGATACCTGGGAAGAACTTATTGATTATTCAAAAACAGCTCAAAACTTCATCATAATTGGCTGCGCCCAAACAAATAAAAGAAAAGAATACCTTTTATTTACCAACACCATCATCAAGAAACCCTATGTTATAATCAGCCAACAAAACAATCCCCTGTCCGCCATGAGTTCACTTGGGGATAAAAATGTTTGTACCGTATCAGACTACGCCATCAATGATTATTTAGAAGAATATTATCCCAACATCACTCCCATTCAATATAGCAGCGATCTTGAATGCATACGTGCTGTATCAACGGGTATTTGCGATGCAATGATTGCCAATCAGATGTCTGCGACCCATATTATAAACTCAGAAGCCATTAGTAATCTCAAAATATCCGGCGAAAGCGGTTATTTAAACAGACTTGCTGTTGCTGTATCGAATCATGATCCAATTTTATTTAAAATTGTAGATAAAGTTATTGATAACATTCCACAAAGCAGACAGAATGAACTCTATAAAAAGTGGATCGATCCGGAATCTAACTTTCTGTCAAAAAAAACGTGGCTTGCTATTCTGACTATAGTATTAATCTTTGTGGCGTCACTGATAATTCTTTGGTTATGGCTTATTAGCCTGAGAAAACAAGTTGCAAGACAAACCCAAACTATCAAAAAGAATGAAGAGCACCTACGCATTACCATAAACTCTATTGGTGATGGCTTAATTGTGACAGACGTTAGGGGAAAAATTACAAAAATGAATCCTGTTGCTGAAAAGTTAACCGGATGGCAATACAAGGATGCAAAACAAAAAGACCTTGCAGATATCTTCCGAATTGTTAATTCAAAAACCAGAGAAGCGATTGAGGATCCCTTCAAAAAAATCATAAGGAGCAAACAAGTTATTGGTTTAGACAATCACACTGTACTGATATCAAAAGATGGTGAAGAATTCCAAATCGCTGATTCGGGAGCTCCTATCACCGATCAAGAAGGTCATGTATCCGGAGTTGTTCTCGTGTTCAGAGATATCACAGATACGTATAGATTACAGAAAACCCTGGAAGAAAATGAAAATAGGTATCGATCTTTAATCGAGAATTCCCATGATGGCATCTTTATTTTCTACAACAACAAGTTTGAGTTTGTAAATAAACGATTCGAGCAAATCATGGAATATTCGGCTGAAGAAATCGATAAGATCAATTTTGATGCGATGATTTCCCCGGAGAGTCTGGACATGATATACAATCGCCTGAAAGAAAAAGACAAGAACAAATTATCTTCAAAATTTGAATTTACCGGAATTGCAAAATCAGGACGAAAACTTCCCCTGGAAGTTTCAGTAAGTTACATCCCCTACAAAGACGGCGTTGCAAGTCAAGGCATCATTAGAGACATTACCCAACGTAAGAGATACGAAGCTGAATTAATTAAAGCTAAAGAGAACGCAGAAGAAAGTGACAGATTAAAATCCGTTTTCCTGGCAACCATGTCTCATGAATTGAGAACACCTCTTAATGCCGTTATTGGTTTTTCAGAATTGATTCAACCCAATGTTCCCTTGGACGACATTCTTCATTTCAGCAAAATAATCAGCATGAGTGGAAAACACCTACTTGGCGTTATTGAGGATATTTTTGATATATCACTTATTGAAACAGGAGATGTTCAAATTGAATCAGCACCATTCAATATATCATCCCTCTTAAATGAAGTTTACGAATTAATCAAAAATGAAAGAGTCTTACAAGATAAAGAACACATTGATCTGATCCTGGATAATTCCCTGAAAGATTTAGACCGCATTCTGTACTCCGATCAGAAGCGAATCAAACAGATTTTAATAAACCTTTTGAAAAACGCTATCAAATTTACCAATAAGGGGCATATAAACTTCGGCTGTAGATTATACGAAAAGAACCATGAAAAATTCATCCTTTTCTTTGTAAAAGATACTGGAATTGGAATTCCTCAACATATGCAAAATTTAATCTTTGAAGTATTCCGTCAAGCGGATGAGACACATACAAGAATATATGGTGGTACAGGCCTTGGCTTAACCATTTGTAAAAAATTGACCTGTATGATGAAGGGCGATATATGGGTCGAATCCGAACAAGGACAAGGGGCAAATTTTCACTTCACAATTCCTTTCAAAAACACATCCGAAGAACTACCTCAACAATCTGATAGTTATTCTGAGTTCAGCTTCGACAATGCGACCGTTCTTATTGCTGAAGATGACAAAACGAGTTTCTCATTCCTAAAGGCACTTCTTAGTCAGAAAGGAATGACATGCATTTGGGTGAAAAATGGTCGTGAAGCGGTTAAATATTGTACTGAAGATAATCCTATTGATTTACTTCTTATGGACATTAATATGCCTGAGATGAATGGCTATATTGCAACGAGTCAAATCAAAACGATTCGCCCTAAACTTCCTATTATTGCACAGACAGCCTATGCTATTGAAGGCGATAAAGAAAACATACTAGCTGCAGGTTGCGATTATTATATTTCAAAACCAATAGATAAAAACGAACTCTTCGAAAAAATTCGTTTGTGTTTAGAAAAGAATCAAATAATGGTTAAGGATAATAGTCAATAA
- a CDS encoding nucleoside permease → MGIKGRLTLLNFLQFFIWGAWLITIANYWFGNKGWSPQEFGAVFSTLGISSLFMPTLTGIIADRWINAERLYGILHLLGGVALLYLPQIDNPTLFITVILLAMICYMPTIALMNSISYTVLKNNNYDVIKVFPPIRVWGTIGFIAAMWVTNLSGSKATANQFYIAAVASFVLAVYSFTMPQCKPQNKGQKGATLTEILGLNAFKLFKNYKMALFFIFSMFLGAALQLTNMYGDRFLSEFEKVPQYADSFVVKYSTIIMSISQVSETLFILAIPFFLKKFGIKKVMLISMVAWVLRFGLFAYGDPEGGLWMIILSCIIYGMAFDFFNVSGSLFVETQCDSNVRSSAQGLFMMMTNGFGAILGSWLSGVIIGAFFTSSKGDFIWMDIWNTFAIYSVVIAIFFAILFKHKHNPEVIGKVSH, encoded by the coding sequence ATGGGAATAAAAGGTCGATTGACATTGTTAAACTTCCTTCAGTTTTTTATCTGGGGAGCTTGGTTAATAACAATTGCTAACTATTGGTTTGGAAATAAAGGCTGGTCGCCACAAGAATTTGGAGCTGTATTCTCTACATTAGGGATTTCATCACTGTTTATGCCAACCCTAACCGGGATTATTGCAGACAGGTGGATAAATGCAGAAAGATTATATGGCATTCTTCATTTATTGGGTGGTGTTGCCTTGTTGTACTTGCCGCAAATCGATAATCCAACTCTATTTATTACTGTGATATTATTGGCAATGATTTGTTATATGCCAACTATCGCCTTAATGAATTCCATCTCGTACACGGTTCTTAAAAACAACAATTACGATGTAATTAAGGTATTTCCACCTATTCGCGTATGGGGTACAATAGGATTTATTGCTGCTATGTGGGTAACTAACTTATCTGGATCAAAAGCTACGGCAAACCAATTTTACATTGCTGCTGTCGCTTCCTTTGTACTTGCTGTTTACTCGTTTACCATGCCTCAATGTAAACCTCAAAACAAAGGTCAAAAAGGAGCTACTTTAACTGAAATATTGGGATTGAATGCATTCAAATTATTTAAGAACTATAAGATGGCCTTATTTTTCATTTTTTCAATGTTCTTAGGCGCAGCACTTCAGTTAACAAATATGTATGGCGATAGATTTTTATCTGAATTTGAGAAAGTTCCTCAATATGCAGATTCTTTCGTAGTGAAATACTCGACCATTATCATGTCGATTTCTCAGGTTTCTGAAACACTTTTCATCCTGGCAATTCCATTCTTCCTAAAGAAATTCGGTATCAAAAAAGTAATGTTAATAAGTATGGTCGCCTGGGTACTTCGTTTCGGTTTATTCGCATATGGTGATCCTGAAGGTGGACTTTGGATGATTATCCTATCTTGTATTATTTACGGAATGGCATTCGATTTCTTTAATGTATCCGGTTCGCTTTTCGTAGAAACTCAATGCGACTCAAATGTCAGATCAAGTGCGCAAGGTTTATTTATGATGATGACCAATGGCTTTGGTGCCATTTTAGGATCATGGTTAAGTGGTGTTATCATTGGAGCATTCTTTACTAGCAGCAAGGGAGATTTTATTTGGATGGATATCTGGAATACTTTCGCCATCTATTCGGTCGTGATTGCTATATTCTTTGCAATTCTGTTTAAACACAAGCATAACCCTGAAGTAATAGGAAAAGTAAGCCATTAA
- a CDS encoding bifunctional nuclease family protein codes for MGKVKLNILGLSYSQTQTGAYALVLAEEGGDRRIPIIIGGVEAQAIAIQLEELEPPRPLTHDLFKSFAIAFSINIVEVNIYRLHEGIFYSELICVSGNNRVRIDSRTSDAVAIALRFKCPIYTSEEIIEKAGITLSIEGESDDSKIAPVKDVKSSQEYRKSNPFEGYSKAQLEEMLEDAVRNENYEKASQLRDELKRR; via the coding sequence ATGGGGAAAGTTAAATTAAATATTCTTGGATTATCGTACAGTCAAACGCAGACTGGGGCTTATGCCTTGGTCCTTGCAGAAGAAGGTGGTGATAGGAGGATACCTATTATTATAGGTGGAGTAGAAGCTCAGGCTATTGCCATTCAGTTAGAGGAATTAGAGCCGCCTCGTCCTTTAACACATGACCTGTTTAAGAGTTTTGCTATCGCTTTCTCAATCAATATTGTTGAAGTGAATATTTATCGTCTGCATGAGGGTATTTTTTACTCAGAGTTGATATGTGTGAGCGGTAATAACAGAGTCCGAATTGATTCAAGAACTTCAGATGCAGTCGCTATAGCTCTCCGATTTAAATGTCCCATTTATACCAGTGAAGAAATTATTGAAAAGGCGGGGATAACGCTTAGTATCGAAGGAGAATCTGACGATTCTAAGATCGCACCGGTTAAGGATGTTAAATCATCTCAAGAATATCGTAAATCGAATCCGTTTGAAGGGTACTCAAAAGCTCAGTTGGAAGAGATGCTTGAAGACGCAGTCCGGAATGAAAATTACGAAAAGGCTTCACAATTGAGAGATGAATTGAAAAGACGCTAG
- the rplU gene encoding 50S ribosomal protein L21: MYAIVEIAGQQFKVEKDQKIFVHRLQTEEGGQVEFAKVLLLDKDGEVVVGAPTIEGAKVSAKVISHMRADKVRVFKKKRRKGYRKLNGHRQNLSHIQIEEIFA, encoded by the coding sequence ATGTACGCAATTGTAGAAATCGCTGGTCAGCAATTCAAAGTTGAGAAAGACCAAAAGATTTTTGTTCACAGACTTCAAACTGAAGAAGGTGGACAAGTAGAATTCGCCAAAGTTCTTTTGTTAGACAAAGATGGTGAAGTTGTAGTTGGAGCTCCAACTATTGAAGGTGCTAAAGTAAGCGCTAAAGTAATCTCTCATATGAGAGCTGATAAGGTAAGAGTATTCAAAAAGAAAAGAAGAAAAGGATACAGAAAACTGAACGGTCACCGTCAGAACCTATCTCATATTCAGATTGAAGAAATCTTTGCTTAA
- the rpmA gene encoding 50S ribosomal protein L27, whose protein sequence is MAHKKGAGSSRNGRESESKRLGVKIYGGQVAKAGSILVRQRGTTHNPGEHVGCGKDHTLFALVAGTVVFKKKRNNKSYVSIEPLAE, encoded by the coding sequence ATGGCACATAAAAAAGGAGCCGGTAGTTCACGAAACGGTAGAGAATCCGAAAGTAAGCGATTAGGCGTAAAAATTTATGGCGGACAAGTTGCCAAGGCAGGTAGCATTTTAGTACGTCAAAGAGGAACAACTCACAATCCAGGTGAGCACGTAGGTTGTGGTAAAGATCACACTTTATTTGCATTAGTTGCTGGAACAGTGGTATTCAAAAAGAAAAGAAACAACAAATCATACGTTTCTATTGAGCCTCTTGCTGAATAA
- the serS gene encoding serine--tRNA ligase encodes MLSLKYLQENKEEAIKALSIKNFDATQIIDQVIELDEKRKSTQAKLDSTQAEMNSLSKEIGLLFKSGKVEEANSAKAKTGELKESISELNTEMNSAISDLNDLLLKIPNIPHPSVPAGKGEEENVIERTEGEMPNLYEGAIPHWELAKKYNIIDFELGNKITGAGFPLYRGKGAIFQRALINFFLDENRKAGYEEVIPPLMVNEASGYGTGQLPDKDGQMYHATEDNLYLIPTAEVPVTNIYRDVILKAEDFPIKNTAYSACFRREAGSYGKDVRGLNRLHQFDKVEIVQLQHPDKSYEALDQMVAHVESIIKKLELPYRLLRLCGGDTSFTSALTFDFEVYSAAQDKWLEVSSVSNFESYQANRLKLRFKEKNEKKTQLAHTLNGSALALPRIVAALLENNQCAEGIRIPKALIPYTGFDMID; translated from the coding sequence ATGCTAAGTCTAAAATACTTACAAGAGAATAAGGAAGAAGCCATCAAGGCTTTAAGCATAAAGAATTTCGATGCCACTCAAATTATTGATCAGGTTATTGAACTAGATGAAAAAAGAAAATCAACTCAAGCTAAGTTGGATAGTACTCAAGCTGAAATGAATAGTCTTTCAAAAGAGATTGGTCTGCTATTTAAATCAGGAAAAGTAGAAGAGGCTAATTCTGCAAAAGCTAAAACGGGTGAACTTAAAGAATCCATTTCAGAGTTAAACACTGAAATGAATTCAGCGATTTCTGACTTGAATGATTTACTTCTTAAAATTCCTAACATTCCTCACCCGTCGGTTCCGGCTGGTAAAGGCGAAGAAGAAAATGTGATTGAAAGAACTGAAGGTGAAATGCCAAACTTATACGAAGGGGCTATCCCTCACTGGGAATTGGCAAAGAAATACAACATCATCGATTTTGAGTTGGGAAATAAAATCACCGGAGCTGGTTTCCCTCTATACAGAGGCAAAGGAGCAATTTTCCAAAGAGCTCTTATCAACTTTTTCCTTGACGAGAATCGCAAAGCAGGATACGAAGAAGTGATTCCTCCATTGATGGTCAATGAAGCTTCAGGATATGGCACAGGACAACTTCCTGATAAGGATGGACAGATGTATCATGCAACAGAAGATAACTTGTATTTGATTCCAACTGCCGAGGTTCCTGTAACTAATATTTACCGTGATGTGATTTTGAAAGCTGAAGATTTCCCAATTAAAAACACAGCTTACTCGGCTTGTTTCCGTCGTGAGGCGGGTTCATATGGTAAAGACGTTCGTGGACTTAACCGTCTTCACCAATTCGACAAAGTTGAAATTGTTCAGTTACAGCACCCTGATAAATCATACGAAGCACTTGATCAAATGGTTGCTCACGTTGAAAGCATCATCAAGAAATTGGAATTACCATACCGTCTGCTTCGTTTATGTGGTGGCGATACCAGCTTCACATCTGCACTAACATTCGATTTTGAGGTATACTCTGCTGCTCAGGATAAATGGCTTGAGGTAAGTTCTGTATCAAACTTTGAATCCTATCAGGCCAATCGCTTGAAACTACGTTTTAAAGAAAAGAATGAGAAAAAGACTCAATTAGCTCACACCTTAAATGGTAGTGCCTTGGCTTTACCAAGAATTGTTGCTGCCTTATTGGAAAATAACCAATGCGCAGAAGGGATTAGAATTCCTAAGGCATTGATTCCTTACACAGGTTTCGATATGATTGACTAA
- a CDS encoding tetratricopeptide repeat protein produces MKKLLLILIVLGLFIPSLAFAQKTNSQLAYRYFRDKEYEAAAEIFNELYQTSKSKSYFSYYITCLLKLENYSQAEKATKKEIRKYPDDRVFQIELGHIYKISGAVKKADKQFNKTIDNIIPNKREFITVANALRGKGEHELAIQTYEKGRQILKQKDLFHFEIANILLFQRNFKLMLNEYMLALSVQPEKLQQIQSQLQSALSQNINSELDQLLRSKLINQVQNTDNNLVYKELLLWYYTHKKEFTLAFSLAQSIDLIKNNGGEKLIFLAKAASNNGDYLTAQTCFKQIIEKGKESKFYNAARIGELESIHLRLENKSDSKNEEWQTLSVKYANYFKDLPNINQSVYSLIRFANLSAFKLKEIKKASEMLETALKNRNIRQLDKATIKLELADIKLLDNRKWDAILLYSQIEQTNKNNPIGYEAKLKKAKVSYYLGEFDWAKAQLDVLKGSTSKLIANDALNLSQLISDNTSLDSTYSAMKYFAEADFLIFQSETDSAKMKLNKFFKTFPGHSLSDEVYYKLYEIYNSQQSYNEAIDELELIIKNHPYENLAAKALFKQAELFNLQNRIKESSENYKKIIVDYPESIYSVEARERYNSIRESNSK; encoded by the coding sequence TTGAAAAAGCTTTTATTAATTCTCATCGTTTTAGGTCTGTTTATTCCTTCTTTGGCTTTTGCACAGAAAACAAACAGTCAATTGGCCTATCGATATTTCCGCGATAAAGAATACGAAGCCGCTGCTGAGATTTTTAATGAGCTCTACCAAACCTCCAAATCAAAATCATATTTTTCTTACTATATAACCTGTTTGCTTAAACTTGAAAACTATTCTCAAGCTGAAAAAGCAACAAAAAAAGAAATCCGTAAATATCCCGACGATAGAGTTTTCCAAATTGAATTGGGACATATCTACAAAATATCCGGGGCAGTTAAAAAAGCCGACAAACAATTCAATAAAACCATTGACAATATCATTCCTAACAAAAGGGAATTTATTACGGTTGCAAATGCTTTAAGAGGCAAAGGTGAGCACGAACTTGCAATCCAAACATATGAAAAAGGGCGGCAAATTCTTAAACAAAAAGACTTGTTTCATTTTGAGATTGCAAATATACTGTTGTTTCAACGCAATTTTAAACTCATGTTGAATGAATACATGCTTGCCTTATCAGTACAGCCTGAAAAACTTCAACAAATTCAAAGTCAATTACAATCGGCTCTCTCACAAAATATTAATTCTGAATTGGATCAGCTTTTAAGATCCAAATTGATCAATCAGGTTCAGAATACTGACAACAATCTTGTATACAAAGAGCTGTTACTCTGGTATTATACCCATAAAAAAGAATTTACACTCGCATTCTCACTTGCACAATCCATCGATCTTATTAAAAATAATGGTGGCGAAAAACTGATATTCCTTGCCAAAGCGGCTAGCAATAACGGGGATTATTTGACAGCTCAAACTTGTTTCAAACAAATTATTGAAAAGGGAAAAGAATCAAAATTTTACAATGCAGCACGTATTGGTGAATTGGAAAGTATTCATCTAAGGCTTGAAAACAAATCTGATTCTAAAAATGAAGAGTGGCAAACCTTATCAGTAAAATACGCAAACTACTTCAAAGATCTGCCCAATATCAATCAATCCGTTTATAGTTTGATTCGATTTGCAAACCTGAGCGCATTTAAACTAAAGGAAATTAAGAAAGCTTCAGAAATGCTGGAAACAGCATTAAAAAATCGAAATATCCGTCAGCTCGATAAAGCTACAATCAAACTTGAATTGGCTGATATAAAATTGCTCGACAATAGAAAATGGGATGCGATACTTCTTTACTCACAGATTGAGCAGACCAACAAAAACAACCCAATTGGCTACGAGGCCAAACTTAAAAAAGCCAAAGTTTCCTATTATTTGGGAGAGTTCGATTGGGCAAAGGCACAACTGGATGTTTTAAAAGGAAGCACATCAAAACTTATTGCCAATGATGCATTAAATCTGTCACAACTGATTAGTGATAACACCAGCCTAGACTCAACTTATTCTGCAATGAAATACTTTGCTGAGGCTGATTTCCTCATTTTTCAATCAGAAACTGATTCCGCAAAAATGAAACTTAATAAGTTCTTCAAGACATTTCCAGGACACAGTTTAAGCGACGAAGTGTATTATAAACTATACGAAATATACAATTCGCAGCAATCCTACAATGAGGCGATTGATGAACTTGAACTTATTATTAAAAATCACCCCTACGAGAATCTTGCAGCAAAAGCGCTATTTAAACAAGCTGAACTTTTTAACTTGCAAAATAGAATAAAAGAGAGTAGCGAGAATTATAAAAAAATAATTGTAGATTACCCAGAAAGCATCTACTCTGTTGAAGCTCGTGAACGATACAACAGCATCAGAGAGTCAAATTCAAAATAA
- a CDS encoding DUF4286 family protein encodes MIIYNTSYILHSTIENDFCKWMKDKFIPLIQETGTFSQDYFCKVMVQQEDGSQTYSLQLFFKNKAQLDKYRNDFEPRCKSIFTAKYQTNIMTFSSTMFEHGENH; translated from the coding sequence ATGATTATTTACAACACAAGCTATATACTACATAGCACTATTGAAAACGATTTTTGCAAATGGATGAAGGACAAATTCATTCCATTGATTCAAGAAACAGGAACTTTTTCTCAGGACTATTTCTGCAAAGTAATGGTTCAACAAGAAGATGGCAGCCAAACATATTCTTTACAGCTTTTTTTCAAAAACAAAGCTCAACTCGATAAATATCGTAACGATTTTGAACCCAGATGTAAATCCATTTTTACAGCAAAATATCAAACAAATATCATGACATTTTCATCAACCATGTTTGAACATGGTGAAAATCACTAG
- a CDS encoding DMT family transporter: MKKQTQAYIFALSAILSWSTVATAFKIALEGMEYIQLLAISSSVAMIFFAILLTLKGEIKLILRTPKSDVFRSALLGFLNPFLYYLILLKAYSLLSAQLALSLNYIWPITLVLLSIPLLKQKIGLKSIACIILSFIGVIIIANKGSVTGIATPNLLGVFLALGSSIIWALFWIFNTKDHRQDLHKLFLNFTFGAIYSLTTLVILGELNLPEFKSLGAAIYIGLIECGIAYIFWLKAMTLTTSTDKIGNLVFLSPFISLFLIHLFIGETIYLSTWIGLSIIVTGILLQKITTKNKRFEQR; encoded by the coding sequence TTGAAGAAGCAAACTCAAGCCTACATCTTCGCCCTTTCTGCAATTTTATCCTGGTCAACCGTTGCCACAGCGTTTAAAATTGCCCTTGAGGGAATGGAATATATCCAACTGTTGGCTATTTCATCATCTGTTGCGATGATCTTTTTTGCCATACTCCTTACTTTAAAAGGAGAAATTAAATTGATTTTGAGAACGCCTAAATCAGATGTCTTTCGCTCTGCTCTTTTGGGCTTTCTCAATCCATTTTTATATTACCTGATATTATTAAAAGCCTATTCCCTGCTATCTGCTCAATTAGCCCTTAGCTTAAACTATATCTGGCCAATTACTTTGGTATTATTATCCATCCCCCTTCTGAAACAGAAAATTGGATTAAAAAGCATAGCATGTATTATCCTCAGTTTCATTGGAGTCATTATTATAGCGAATAAAGGTTCGGTTACGGGTATTGCAACACCTAACTTATTGGGTGTCTTTTTAGCATTAGGCAGTTCAATTATTTGGGCTTTATTTTGGATTTTCAACACGAAAGATCATCGTCAGGATCTTCACAAGCTTTTCTTAAATTTTACGTTTGGTGCTATTTATAGCCTTACAACTTTGGTAATCCTGGGGGAATTAAATCTACCTGAATTCAAAAGTTTGGGGGCTGCCATTTATATTGGATTGATTGAATGTGGCATAGCCTATATTTTTTGGTTAAAAGCGATGACGCTTACCACAAGTACCGATAAAATTGGGAATTTGGTTTTCCTAAGCCCTTTTATTTCCCTTTTCCTGATTCACCTTTTTATCGGAGAAACTATATATCTTAGCACTTGGATTGGTCTTTCAATCATTGTTACAGGCATACTTCTTCAAAAAATTACGACTAAAAATAAAAGATTTGAGCAACGATAG
- the ruvC gene encoding crossover junction endodeoxyribonuclease RuvC, with amino-acid sequence MSNDRIIMGIDPGTNCMGYALLKVIGKKPVILVSGVLDLKKLGDPYLKLQRIFKRTLQVIDEYQPDELAIESQFFGKNVQSMLKLGRAQGVCIAAALQRDIPISEYAPRKIKLAVTGTGTASKEQMATIMERYFNIPNFPTSADETDAIAIALCHFFQSNPLLGAKKTSSWTDFIKQNPERVK; translated from the coding sequence TTGAGCAACGATAGAATCATTATGGGAATTGACCCTGGCACAAACTGCATGGGCTACGCTTTACTCAAAGTCATTGGGAAGAAACCTGTCATCCTAGTTTCGGGTGTTTTAGATTTAAAAAAGCTCGGTGATCCCTATTTGAAACTCCAGCGCATTTTTAAACGTACACTTCAGGTGATTGACGAATATCAGCCTGATGAACTGGCCATTGAATCCCAATTTTTTGGTAAGAATGTGCAATCAATGCTAAAACTTGGACGTGCTCAAGGCGTTTGTATTGCGGCCGCATTGCAGCGTGATATTCCCATTTCGGAATATGCCCCGAGAAAGATAAAACTGGCGGTTACGGGTACTGGAACAGCCTCAAAAGAACAAATGGCAACCATCATGGAGCGCTATTTTAATATTCCGAACTTCCCAACCAGTGCCGATGAAACCGATGCCATAGCAATTGCTCTCTGTCATTTTTTTCAGTCGAATCCTCTTTTGGGTGCTAAAAAAACAAGTTCATGGACCGATTTTATTAAGCAAAATCCTGAAAGAGTTAAGTGA
- a CDS encoding HIT family protein, protein MSTIFTKIVNGEIPCHKIAEDDQYFAFLDISPLAMGHTLVIPKAEVDYIFDLEDEVLAGLNVFAKRVAKAVEKSITCKRIGVAVIGLEVPHTHVHLIPLNAIGDLNFSNPKLSPSQEELAEVAEKIRANFE, encoded by the coding sequence ATGTCAACAATTTTCACAAAGATCGTAAATGGTGAGATTCCTTGCCATAAGATCGCTGAAGATGATCAGTACTTTGCATTCTTGGATATCAGTCCATTGGCTATGGGACACACTCTTGTGATTCCTAAGGCTGAAGTGGATTATATATTCGACTTGGAGGATGAGGTTTTAGCTGGTTTGAATGTATTTGCCAAACGTGTGGCAAAAGCAGTTGAGAAATCAATCACATGCAAACGAATTGGTGTTGCAGTGATTGGTCTTGAAGTGCCACATACACATGTGCATTTGATTCCGTTAAATGCCATTGGTGATCTGAATTTTTCAAATCCAAAATTAAGCCCTTCGCAGGAAGAACTTGCCGAGGTTGCTGAGAAAATCCGTGCCAATTTTGAATAG